From a region of the Streptomyces venezuelae genome:
- a CDS encoding isocitrate lyase/phosphoenolpyruvate mutase family protein, with amino-acid sequence MTTHVDLAAKAAAFAALHTPAAPLALANAWDVASARIVAAAGAPAVATTSAGVAWSLGSPDGDALARDRALDLVARVVDAVSVPVTADIEGGFGADPAAVGETVTGVIAAGAVGVNIEDGHRDRAEQVERLAAARAAADAAGVALYINARVDTYLRGFGEDATRLDDTLARAAAYLRAGASGVFVPGVLDPATVAELAKGIDAPLNILLGPGAPAVSAFGALGVSRVSLGSWVAEAAYAVVRRAAEELFSEGTYGALAHSLPYGELNDLLKG; translated from the coding sequence ATGACCACCCATGTTGATCTCGCCGCCAAGGCCGCGGCGTTCGCGGCTCTGCACACCCCCGCCGCCCCGCTCGCCCTCGCCAACGCCTGGGACGTGGCAAGCGCCCGCATCGTCGCCGCGGCCGGCGCCCCCGCCGTCGCCACCACCAGCGCCGGGGTCGCCTGGTCCCTCGGGTCCCCCGACGGCGACGCGCTCGCCCGGGACCGGGCCCTCGACCTCGTCGCCCGCGTGGTCGACGCCGTGTCCGTGCCCGTCACCGCCGACATCGAGGGCGGCTTCGGCGCCGACCCGGCCGCCGTGGGCGAGACCGTGACCGGGGTCATCGCCGCCGGCGCGGTCGGCGTCAACATCGAGGACGGTCACCGCGACCGCGCCGAGCAGGTCGAACGCCTGGCCGCGGCCCGCGCGGCGGCCGACGCCGCCGGGGTCGCGCTCTACATCAACGCCCGCGTCGACACCTACCTCCGGGGCTTCGGCGAGGACGCCACCCGCCTGGACGACACCCTCGCCCGCGCCGCCGCGTACCTGCGGGCGGGAGCGAGCGGCGTGTTCGTGCCGGGTGTCCTCGATCCGGCCACCGTGGCCGAGCTCGCCAAGGGCATCGACGCGCCCCTCAACATCCTGCTGGGTCCGGGCGCCCCGGCCGTCTCCGCCTTCGGCGCCCTCGGCGTCTCCCGCGTCAGCCTCGGCTCCTGGGTGGCCGAAGCCGCGTACGCCGTGGTCCGCCGGGCCGCCGAGGAGCTGTTCTCCGAGGGCACCTACGGAGCACTCGCGCACTCCCTGCCCTACGGCGAGCTGAACGACCTGCTCAAGGGCTGA
- a CDS encoding pyridoxal-phosphate dependent enzyme, with product MTHALPGYVCSEDGTRADVRTAPWACPVCGGPWDLDFTPDPAAVLEPAGGPNSLWRYGSVLPLPGAFSVSLAEGHTPLVPLAERIHAKLDFLMPTRSFKDRGAVMLAELARRLAPQRVVADSSGNAGTAVAAYCARAGLACEIYVPEGTSEKKTARIRSHGAAVQVVPGGREAASEAARAAADAPGVFYASHVFNPYFLHGTKTYVYEVWEELGGRLPEALVVPVGNGTLLLGAALAVEELARRGVRPPALVAVQAEAVSPLARAFAAGAEEADPVEQRPTLAEGIAIPAPPRARQILAAVRKSGGTVLTVPDDRLREAQRDLARRGLSVEPTAAACWAAVGPSAPGDPLQGRTAVIPLCGAGG from the coding sequence CGGTCTGCGGCGGACCCTGGGACCTCGATTTCACGCCCGACCCGGCCGCGGTACTGGAACCGGCCGGCGGACCGAACTCGCTGTGGCGGTACGGGTCCGTGCTGCCGCTGCCCGGGGCGTTCTCCGTGTCGCTGGCCGAGGGGCACACTCCGCTCGTCCCGCTGGCGGAGCGGATCCACGCCAAGCTCGACTTCCTGATGCCCACGCGCTCCTTCAAGGACCGGGGTGCCGTGATGCTCGCGGAGCTCGCCCGGCGGCTCGCACCGCAGCGGGTCGTGGCGGACAGCAGCGGCAACGCCGGGACGGCGGTGGCCGCCTACTGCGCGCGGGCCGGACTCGCCTGCGAGATCTACGTACCCGAGGGCACCTCGGAGAAGAAGACGGCGCGGATCCGGTCGCACGGCGCGGCCGTCCAGGTGGTCCCCGGTGGCCGCGAGGCAGCCTCGGAGGCGGCCCGGGCGGCGGCGGACGCTCCGGGGGTCTTCTACGCGAGCCACGTGTTCAACCCGTACTTCCTGCACGGGACCAAGACGTACGTGTACGAGGTGTGGGAGGAACTGGGCGGCCGGCTCCCCGAGGCCCTGGTGGTTCCCGTGGGCAACGGCACCCTGCTGCTCGGGGCCGCCCTGGCCGTGGAGGAACTGGCCCGGCGCGGTGTCCGGCCGCCGGCCCTGGTCGCGGTCCAGGCGGAGGCGGTGTCCCCGCTGGCGCGGGCCTTCGCGGCGGGGGCCGAGGAAGCCGATCCGGTGGAACAGCGGCCGACCCTGGCCGAAGGGATCGCGATCCCGGCGCCGCCCCGCGCCCGCCAGATCCTGGCAGCGGTCCGCAAGTCCGGCGGAACCGTCCTGACCGTCCCCGACGACCGGCTCCGGGAGGCCCAGCGGGACCTGGCCCGGCGCGGCCTCTCCGTGGAGCCGACGGCGGCGGCCTGCTGGGCCGCGGTGGGCCCGTCGGCCCCCGGGGATCCCCTGCAGGGCCGCACCGCCGTGATCCCCCTGTGCGGCGCGGGCGGATAG
- a CDS encoding alpha/beta hydrolase has product MHQYPQRPRPDEQQSSYQEYPPQQQYQGHQDFPGYPGPPQLHQPYGEQPASARPPEPKRSRRRIWIGATVALALVLGGGGFAAWKLDWFSGNGEDVSFGKNTPPPVSGKADPSAPATAATPSGDPDVLMPTGPKSGFKQTSKLDDGTIIAKTRLAGAKSGFEGDVWVWAPKEYDDPKYAKSGFPVLIALPGGNGFPDNYWADRSLGLQKAIGEGVKAGTSLPFIVIMPVLNPDAKYYYDGSDIPGQAKMGTWIAEDVPDFAKANFRTYKSRDGWAFMGSSSGAFVGMKTVLQHPDRFKAVIASGGEIVPDSPLWKGHQAEMDANNPEKLAQKLIDTKGPEVYINFQIGTKESGKERMTKFTQQYGKGPVKTTIRDIQNGEHNGWHYVRGMKEGSLEWVSKVLKGPKPEAG; this is encoded by the coding sequence GTGCACCAGTACCCGCAGCGCCCGCGGCCTGATGAGCAGCAGTCGTCGTACCAGGAGTACCCGCCCCAGCAGCAGTACCAGGGACACCAGGACTTCCCGGGCTACCCGGGCCCGCCGCAGCTGCACCAGCCGTACGGCGAGCAGCCCGCCTCCGCCCGGCCACCGGAGCCGAAGCGCTCCCGGCGCCGAATATGGATCGGCGCGACGGTCGCCCTCGCGCTCGTGCTCGGCGGCGGCGGGTTCGCCGCCTGGAAGCTCGACTGGTTCTCCGGCAACGGCGAGGACGTGAGCTTCGGGAAGAACACCCCGCCCCCGGTCAGCGGCAAGGCGGACCCGAGCGCCCCGGCGACAGCCGCCACGCCCTCCGGCGACCCGGACGTGCTGATGCCGACCGGCCCCAAGTCCGGCTTCAAGCAGACCTCCAAGCTCGACGACGGCACGATCATCGCCAAGACCCGCCTCGCCGGCGCGAAGTCCGGATTCGAGGGTGACGTCTGGGTGTGGGCGCCCAAGGAGTACGACGACCCGAAGTACGCCAAGAGCGGCTTCCCGGTCCTCATCGCACTCCCCGGCGGCAACGGCTTCCCGGACAACTACTGGGCCGACCGCAGCCTCGGCCTCCAGAAGGCCATCGGCGAGGGCGTCAAGGCCGGTACCAGCCTCCCGTTCATCGTGATCATGCCGGTGCTCAACCCGGACGCCAAGTACTACTACGACGGCTCCGACATCCCCGGCCAGGCCAAGATGGGCACGTGGATCGCCGAGGACGTCCCGGACTTCGCCAAGGCCAACTTCCGTACGTACAAGTCCCGTGACGGCTGGGCCTTCATGGGCTCCTCCTCCGGCGCCTTCGTCGGGATGAAGACCGTCCTGCAGCACCCGGACCGGTTCAAGGCCGTGATCGCGAGCGGCGGCGAGATCGTCCCTGACTCCCCGCTCTGGAAGGGCCACCAGGCCGAGATGGACGCGAACAACCCGGAGAAGCTCGCCCAGAAGCTGATCGACACCAAGGGTCCCGAGGTCTACATCAACTTCCAGATCGGCACCAAGGAGAGCGGGAAGGAGCGGATGACGAAATTCACGCAGCAGTACGGCAAGGGACCGGTCAAGACGACCATCCGCGACATCCAGAACGGTGAGCACAACGGCTGGCACTACGTCCGGGGCATGAAGGAAGGCTCCCTGGAGTGGGTCAGCAAGGTCCTGAAGGGGCCGAAGCCCGAAGCCGGCTGA
- a CDS encoding PadR family transcriptional regulator, whose product MTKKPAASADQRRSQLLRGVLDLCLLSLIAERPRYGFEFAQALADAGLDLVSDGSIYPLLARMERAGLISSYRAPSPSGGAPRKYYRPTDAGHAELAAGRADWQAFAAPVGRILGAGTPSTGEDTPCRTG is encoded by the coding sequence ATGACAAAGAAGCCGGCCGCGTCCGCCGACCAACGGCGCAGCCAGCTCCTGCGCGGGGTGCTCGACCTCTGCCTGCTGTCCCTCATCGCCGAACGGCCCCGGTACGGATTCGAGTTCGCCCAGGCCCTCGCCGACGCCGGGCTCGACCTCGTCAGCGACGGCAGCATCTATCCGCTGCTCGCACGGATGGAGCGGGCGGGGCTCATCTCCTCGTACCGTGCCCCGTCCCCCAGCGGCGGCGCCCCGCGCAAGTACTACCGACCGACCGACGCCGGGCACGCCGAGCTGGCCGCCGGGCGGGCCGACTGGCAGGCCTTCGCCGCGCCCGTCGGCCGGATCCTGGGCGCCGGCACACCATCCACGGGGGAAGACACGCCATGCCGAACGGGATGA
- a CDS encoding alpha/beta hydrolase — protein sequence MILISGGLALTLAGGGAAAYKYGLFSDIGDPVSFGKVQEKAGATAELPPEVQMPTGPKASFVRTSRLPDGTQIGRTTLTGKKSGFTGDVWVWVPKEYDDPRYAKSGFPVLISLPGGRGYPTNYWGTGPGLGLQQAVSDGAKAGTSLPFILIMPVHNADTKHHFDASDIPGQPKMGTWMVEDIPDFTRANFRTFTSRDGWAFMGSSAGGFGAFKHVLKYPDRFKAAIASGVDIVPDSPLWQGNTQAMDADNPEKLAAKLIAAGGPDVYVNFQIGTKESGRDKAEKFMNDFGKGPVHTSLQVIQDGEHNGKSYVRGMREGALAWISKVMKAPTPDPGVR from the coding sequence ATGATCCTCATCAGCGGCGGGCTCGCCCTCACCCTCGCCGGGGGCGGAGCGGCGGCGTACAAGTACGGCCTCTTCTCGGACATAGGGGATCCGGTCTCCTTCGGCAAGGTCCAGGAGAAGGCCGGCGCGACCGCCGAGCTGCCGCCCGAGGTGCAGATGCCGACCGGGCCGAAGGCCTCGTTCGTGCGCACCTCCCGGCTGCCCGACGGCACCCAGATCGGCCGCACCACCCTCACCGGCAAAAAATCCGGCTTCACGGGTGACGTGTGGGTGTGGGTGCCCAAGGAGTACGACGACCCGAGGTACGCCAAGAGCGGCTTCCCGGTCCTGATCTCCCTGCCCGGCGGCCGCGGCTACCCCACCAACTACTGGGGTACGGGTCCCGGCCTCGGCCTCCAGCAGGCCGTGAGCGACGGGGCCAAGGCCGGTACCAGCCTGCCCTTCATCCTGATCATGCCGGTGCACAACGCGGACACCAAGCACCACTTCGACGCCTCGGACATCCCCGGCCAGCCCAAGATGGGCACCTGGATGGTCGAAGACATCCCGGATTTCACGAGGGCCAATTTCCGGACCTTCACCTCCCGCGACGGCTGGGCCTTCATGGGCTCCTCCGCGGGCGGATTCGGTGCCTTCAAGCACGTCCTCAAGTACCCCGACCGGTTCAAGGCGGCCATCGCGAGCGGGGTCGACATCGTCCCCGACTCCCCGCTGTGGCAGGGAAACACGCAGGCCATGGACGCCGACAACCCGGAGAAGCTCGCCGCGAAGCTGATCGCGGCGGGCGGTCCGGACGTCTACGTCAACTTCCAGATCGGCACCAAGGAGAGCGGCCGCGACAAGGCCGAGAAGTTCATGAACGACTTCGGGAAGGGCCCCGTGCACACCTCGCTCCAGGTGATCCAGGATGGTGAGCACAACGGAAAGTCGTACGTGCGGGGTATGAGGGAGGGCGCTCTGGCGTGGATCAGCAAGGTGATGAAGGCACCGACACCCGATCCCGGCGTGCGTTGA
- a CDS encoding trypsin-like serine peptidase — translation MVKGASAAAAAVFAAVFAVAFIEAPGERPVLPFPTVGVLMAGGEHWCTASVVDSPGGNVVATAAHCVAPAGEDGQPGEVAHDGLAIGELSFAPAFSGEGAGTQPLGVWKVKSIHVDERWTKWGEDTADFAFLTIERDEDGRSIQDAVGGGAEAPKPEWTSGYERDVTVVGYPESEHNPQNKPVSCTTQTRHDEDDPDMLYMSCAGFWTGTSGSPWIADRGGVDRAGRLIGVLSGGDTDVDSTAALFDEHAKALYEQATRG, via the coding sequence GTGGTGAAGGGGGCGTCGGCGGCCGCCGCGGCGGTGTTCGCCGCGGTGTTCGCCGTCGCGTTCATCGAAGCGCCCGGCGAGCGCCCGGTGCTCCCCTTCCCCACCGTCGGAGTACTCATGGCGGGCGGCGAGCACTGGTGCACGGCGAGCGTCGTCGACAGCCCCGGGGGCAATGTCGTCGCCACCGCCGCGCACTGCGTGGCCCCCGCGGGCGAGGACGGGCAGCCGGGCGAGGTGGCTCACGACGGGCTGGCCATCGGCGAGCTCTCCTTCGCCCCGGCCTTCTCCGGCGAGGGCGCCGGCACCCAGCCGCTGGGCGTGTGGAAGGTCAAGTCGATCCACGTGGACGAACGCTGGACGAAATGGGGCGAGGACACCGCCGACTTCGCCTTCCTCACCATCGAGCGGGACGAGGACGGGCGAAGCATCCAGGACGCGGTCGGCGGCGGCGCCGAGGCCCCCAAGCCCGAGTGGACCTCCGGGTACGAGCGGGACGTGACCGTCGTCGGCTACCCGGAGTCCGAGCACAACCCGCAGAACAAGCCCGTCTCCTGCACCACCCAGACCCGGCACGACGAGGACGACCCCGACATGCTCTACATGAGCTGCGCCGGCTTCTGGACGGGGACCAGCGGCAGCCCCTGGATCGCCGACCGGGGCGGGGTGGACCGGGCCGGGCGGCTGATCGGGGTGCTGAGCGGCGGGGACACGGACGTGGACTCCACGGCCGCGCTCTTCGACGAGCACGCGAAGGCCCTGTACGAGCAGGCCACGCGGGGCTGA
- a CDS encoding EamA family transporter, translating to MSTSTPVDGRAAGPAATARARITGAVWAALAVVYVVWGSTYLGIRIVVETMPPFLSAGARFITAGLLLSAVVALRYGPAALRATRAQLGSAALVGLLLVLGGNGLVVLAETSVPSGLAALLVAAVPMWVVVLRAGSGDRPPLRTLAGVLVGLTGLAVLTSPGLSGEVRLSGVLLVVAASVLWSVGSFSAPRLKLPANPFTGSAYQMFAGGIGAVAVGLLRGEQRGLDPAAISTASWLALGYLTVVGSLVGFTAYVWLLQAAPLSLVSTYAYVNPVVAVALGALILDEALTWPILVGGAIVVAAVGVIVSTERKK from the coding sequence ATGAGCACCTCAACACCGGTCGACGGCAGGGCCGCCGGACCCGCCGCCACCGCGCGCGCCCGGATCACGGGCGCGGTCTGGGCCGCCCTCGCCGTCGTCTACGTCGTCTGGGGCTCGACCTACCTCGGCATCCGGATCGTCGTCGAGACCATGCCGCCCTTCCTCTCCGCCGGAGCCCGGTTCATCACCGCCGGCCTGCTGCTGTCCGCCGTCGTCGCCTTGCGGTACGGTCCGGCCGCGCTGCGGGCCACCCGCGCACAGCTCGGCTCGGCGGCCCTCGTCGGGCTGCTGCTGGTCCTCGGCGGGAACGGCCTGGTGGTCCTCGCCGAGACCTCGGTTCCGTCGGGCCTTGCGGCCCTGCTGGTGGCGGCCGTGCCGATGTGGGTGGTGGTGCTGCGGGCGGGCAGCGGGGACCGGCCCCCGCTGCGCACCCTGGCCGGGGTGCTGGTGGGCCTCACCGGCCTCGCGGTGCTGACCAGCCCGGGGCTCAGCGGCGAGGTGCGGCTGTCGGGGGTGCTGCTGGTCGTGGCGGCCTCGGTCCTGTGGTCGGTGGGCTCGTTCTCGGCTCCGCGGCTGAAACTGCCGGCCAACCCCTTCACGGGCAGTGCCTACCAGATGTTCGCGGGCGGAATCGGCGCCGTGGCGGTCGGCCTGCTGCGGGGCGAGCAGCGCGGTCTGGACCCGGCGGCGATCTCCACAGCGTCCTGGCTGGCCCTCGGCTATCTGACGGTCGTCGGCTCGCTGGTCGGTTTCACGGCGTACGTGTGGCTGCTCCAGGCCGCGCCGCTGTCGCTGGTGTCCACGTACGCGTACGTCAATCCGGTCGTCGCGGTGGCGCTGGGCGCGCTGATCCTCGACGAGGCCCTGACCTGGCCGATCCTGGTCGGCGGTGCGATCGTCGTGGCGGCGGTCGGCGTGATCGTCAGCACCGAGCGAAAGAAGTAG